A window of the Diospyros lotus cultivar Yz01 unplaced genomic scaffold, ASM1463336v1 superscaf1, whole genome shotgun sequence genome harbors these coding sequences:
- the LOC127793250 gene encoding mitogen-activated protein kinase kinase kinase 1-like isoform X2, translated as MNAKQKQAQKPRLARLDAVKNISYQAPTFKDRFSQQARPLDLPELGVGSFRVEGIEGDFDRICRQLGLSGPDDFAIPVAAWEARKSRSPSERFPSHRFRSRQVLQNAGVSELTEDEFESKLRVGDKIKHEHESNQLKNGLNSSKTEASVRNFGEVRHGGLREFGVRESTENGSSDGFESKVGGQLKIGISSSANVRTSDKKSDEVGHNSEELLELGITRDWVSADSSKNGGGCGIKGARPPVLAPPPAMVVSSFVVDNVSSTWDILRSFGPQDDDALSSDIGRGLISSPKKGNGAAEEVAEVVGQIEEKREGSRALLRESSMFSESCSDTFDNGDESLNMIMGPLYSISPNGNFMSGIKSWQKGGILGSGSFGTVYEGFTDDGIFFAVKEVSLLDQGSQAKQSIYQLEQEISLLSQFEHENIVRYLGTDKDDYKLYIFLELVTKGSLAKLYQTYRLGDSQVSLYTRQILNGLNYLHCKNVVHRDIKCANILVDASGSVKLADFGLAKATKLNDVTSCKGTAFWMAPEVVNGKNRGYGLAADIWSLGCTVLEMLTGQVPYSHLEGVEGFTMDGRIMKQ; from the exons atgAACGCCAAGCAGAAGCAGGCGCAGAAGCCGAGGCTCGCCCGACTCGACGCAGTCAAGAACATAAGCTACCAGGCGCCGACTTTCAAGGATCGGTTTTCTCAGCAGGCTCGGCCGCTCGATCTTCCTGAACTCGGCGTTGGGAGTTTCCGCGTCGAAGGGATTGAAGGCGATTTCGATCGGATTTGCCGTCAGTTGGGACTCTCCGGGCCCGATGACTTCGCGATTCCGGTGGCCGCTTGGGAGGCTCGCAAGTCTCGCTCTCCTTCCGAACGTTTCCCGAGCCATAGGTTTCGGAGCCGTCAGGTTCTGCAGAACGCTGGGGTCAGCGAATTGACTGAAGATGAGTTTGAAAGTAAGCTCAGAGTTGGTGACAAGATTAAGCACGAGCACGAGTCTAATCAGTTGAAGAATGGGTTGAATTCGTCGAAGACCGAAGCTAGTGTTAGAAATTTTGGTGAAGTTAGACACGGCGGTTTGCGGGAGTTTGGGGTCCGTGAATCGACTGAGAATGGTTCTTCTGATGGCTTCGAGTCCAAGGTTGGGGGTCAATTAAAGATTGGGATCAGCAGCTCAGCTAATGTCAGAACTAGTGATAAAAAATCCGATGAAGTTGGTCACAACAGCGAGGAGCTTTTGGAGTTGGGTATTACGAGGGATTGGGTTAGTGCTGACTCTTCTAAGAATGGTGGTGGATGTGGAATTAAGGGTGCTCGCCCTCCAGTTCTTGCTCCTCCACCGGCAATGGTGGTGTCATCCTTTGTCGTGGATAACGTTAGCTCAACTTGGGATATATTGAGGTCTTTTGGCCCCCAAGATGATGATGCTTTGTCTTCTGATATTGGTCGAGGGCTCATTAGCTCTCCAAAAAAAGGGAATGGGGCAGCCGAAGAGGTTGCGGAAGTTGTTGGACAAATTGAAGAAAAACGAGAAGGGAGCAGGGCGCTATTAAGAGAGAGCAGCATGTTTTCTGAATCGTGTTCGGATACATTCGACAACGGCGACGAGTCCCTTAATATGATCATGGGACCTCTGTACTCTATTTCACCTAATGGAAACTTTATGAGTGGTATCAAATCTTGGCAGAAGGGCGGCATTCTGGGAAGTGGGTCTTTTGGAACAGTGTATGAAGGCTTTACAGA TGATGGGATCTTTTTTGCCGTGAAGGAAGTTTCTTTGCTAGATCAAGGAAGCCAGGCCAAGCAAAGTATTTATCAACTTGAACAG GAGATTTCTCTCTTGAGTCAGTTTGAACATGAGAACATAGTTCGATATCTTGGTACAGACAAG GATGATTACAAACTGTACATCTTCCTAGAGCTCGTAACCAAAGGTTCACTTGCAAAGCTTTATCAAACATATCGCCTGGGGGATTCCCAAGTCTCTTTATACACGAGGCAGATTTTGAATGGTTTGAATTATCTTCACTGCAAAAATGTGGTTCACAG GGATATCAAGTGTGCTAATATATTGGTGGATGCAAGTGGGTCTGTAAAACTTGCAGATTTTGGATTGGCAAAG GCTACTAAACTAAATGATGTAACATCTTGCAAAGGGACGGCATTCTGGATGGCCCCAGAG GTGGTTAATGGGAAGAACCGTGGTTATGGACTTGCTGCTGATATATGGAGCCTTGGTTGCACAGTGTTGGAGATGCTAACTGGACAAGTTCCTTATTCTCACTTGGAAGGG